A window from Carassius carassius chromosome 40, fCarCar2.1, whole genome shotgun sequence encodes these proteins:
- the LOC132122212 gene encoding E3 ubiquitin-protein ligase TRIM39-like, whose translation MTVIFQVQSSDYAGDELKLGLRDHQRSVSPETLSAHLPPQPFIMGEQANTLKSILKYNSMARNMPQKQSNSVGVVRWTLPEKDIQVHSSAPTSPFKNSSGFSTRSQQRQRQQSLNDLRSLDECIRFINHWKQQVAQVCKNDDDPGEGCSSQPERQIDPRTERSLQECRKLILQWASELQSVDKLSKKHPWMKERIDEEEGKDTKEDKDQSEVVQKITNWAKEIQSVSESSGLLGDELARLLSLLGLKKKKLVSLMPLLEFITWSLLKEDSKGMVPHLWLSTKQRTWKAGMPRYIPNSVWNWIVSAGADVTLDPMTNQAWLQLSDDHKKVQEGLTEASLPYSPQRFDSLPCVLGWEGYMSGRHYWEVEFANNGYWKVGVTTVSSKRHGRFPMNPSTGYWVLWRSTRQFFACTNPETALPVLLVPPRMGIYIDYEEGQISFYNAENKSHIYTFTGHFREKLYPFFALLDGRGVITVWSPKEPLLTTEQF comes from the exons ATGACAGTAATATTTCAGGTCCAAAGTTCAGATTATGCAGGCGATGAGCTAAAACTGGGGCTGAGAGATCACCAACGTTCAGTTTCTCCAGAAACCCTCAGCGCTCACTTGCCTCCCCAACCCTTCATCATGG GTGAACAGGCAAACACTCTGAAGAGCATCCTGAAGTACAACAGTATGGCACGTAACA TGCCCCAGAAGCAGAGTAACTCTGTTGGGGTTGTGCGCTGGACACTACCAGAGAAAGATATTCAGGTCCACAGTTCTGCACCCACAAGCCCCTTCAAGAACAGTAGCGGGTTTTCTACCCGTTCACAG CAAAGGCAACGTCAGCAAAGCCTAAATGATCTCCGCAGTTTGGATGAGTGCATCAGATTCATAAACCACTGGAAGCAACAGGTGGCACAAGTTTGCAAG AATGATGATGATCCTGGTGAAGGGTGCAGCAGTCAGCCAGAGAGGCAGATAGACCCCAGAACTGAGCGCAGTCTTCAAGAGTGTCGCAAGCTTATTCTGCAGTGGGCCAGTGAACTTCAAAGTGTAGACAAG CTGTCCAAAAAGCATCCATGGATGAAGGAGAGGATTGATGAAGAGGAGGGAAAGGACACAAAGGAGGATAAAGATCAGAGTGAAGTGGTGCAGAAGATCACAAACTGGGCAAAAGAGATACAGAGTGTGTCAGAG AGCTCTGGATTGCTGGGAGATGAACTGGCACGGCTGTTGAGTCTCCTgggactgaagaagaagaagctgGTTTCCCTCATGCCACTGCTGGAGTTCATCACTTGGAGTTTGCTGAAAGAAGACAGCAAG ggcATGGTTCCTCATCTGTGGCTTTCAACTAAGCAACGCACCTGGAAAGCTG GCATGCCACGATACATCCCTAATTCAG TCTGGAACTGGATTGTCAGTGCAGGAG CTGATGTAACTCTTGATCCCATGACTAACCAAGCTTGGCTACAGCTCTCTGATGACCACAAGAAAGTTCAGGAGGGCCTAACAGAGGCCAGTCTGCCTTACAGCCCTCAGCGATTTGACAGCTTGCCCTGCGTCCTAGGCTGGGAGGGCTACATGAGTGGACGTCATTACTGGGAAGTGGAATTTGCAAACAATGGTTATTGGAAAGTTGGAGTGACAACTGTGTCCTCAAAGAGGCATGGCCGCTTTCCAATGAATCCCTCAACTGGTTATTGGGTCCTGTGGCGTAGCACACGTCAGTTTTTCGCATGCACCAATCCTGAAACAGCACTGCCAGTGCTGCTGGTGCCCCCAAGGATGGGAATATACATCGATTACGAGGAGGGGCAGATTTCCTTCTACAATGCAGAGAACAAATCACACATCTACACCTTTACGGGACACTTTCGTGAGAAGCTGTACCCTTTCTTTGCCCTGCTTGATGGCAGGGGAGTTATAACCGTATGGTCTCCTAAAGAGCCGCTTTTAACAACAGAGCAGTTTTAA
- the LOC132122211 gene encoding major facilitator superfamily domain-containing protein 8-like isoform X1: protein MSLVESDENTPLLRGENTSGGDAERSRWRSIRVMYFTMFLSSVGFTIVITSIWPYLKKIDKSADASFLGWVVAAYSLGQMVASPLFGLWSNHRPRREPLVCSIFINVSANIYYAYVYLPSSHKKIHMLLARTFVGIGAGNVAVVRSYVASATSLKERTCAMANMSACQALGFILGPALQAALAFIGETGVNVNVIQLWVNMYTAPALLAAFFGIINILLVILVLREHFVDDHGNHIRAINYTSEEQVDVAPEAEGDIDQIAVFISNVLFFVILFIFAVFETISTPLSMDMFAWTRKEAVLYNGIILAAIGFESILVFLVVKVVSARVGDRPLLLGGLILIFVGFFILLPWGNQYPKVQWADIQNNTRLAPTQPSNTSLEPTGCPYQQAWCLFTPVIHLAQYITSDILIGVGYPTCSVMSYTLYSKILGPKPQGVYMGWLTASGSGARTLGPVFVSQVYTNWGPRWAFIVICGIVLVAIIFLSAMYKRLIAFSIRHGRIED, encoded by the exons ATGTCTCTTGTGGAGTCTGACGAAAACACTCCGCTTCTCAGAGGTGAAAATACAAG TGGTGGGGATGCAGAGAGAAGCCGCTGGAGGTCCATCAGGGTCATGTATTTCACTATGTTTCTTAGTAGCGTTG GTTTTACTATTGTCATTACTTCCATATGGCCCTATTTGAAGAAA atTGATAAAAGTGCAGATGCCAGTTTCTTGGGATGGGTGGTTGCTGCATATAGTTTGGGTCAGATGGTGGCCTCACCCCTCTTTGGATTGTGGTCCAACCACAGGCCTCGACGAGAGCCTCTAGTCTGCTCTATATTCATCAACGTCTCTGCTAACATTTACTACGCCTATGTCTACCTACCTTCCTCACACAAAAAAATTCACATGCTTTTGGCTCGTACATTTGTGGGCATTGGAGCAG GTAATGTAGCAGTTGTGAGGTCCTATGTGGCTAGTGCCACTTCCCTGAAGGAAAGAACCTGTGCAATGGCAAACATGAGTGCCTGCCAGGCTCTCGGCTTCATACTCGGCCCAG CCCTGCAAGCTGCTTTGGCATTCATTGGAGAGACTGGCGTCAATGTGAATGTCATCCAGCTTTGGGTTAATATGTACACTGCTCCAGCACTGTTGGCAGCCTTCTTCGGCATCATTAACATTCTGCTGGTTATATTAGTCTTGAG GGAGCACTTTGTGGATGACCATGGAAATCATATCCGTGCAATTAACTACACCTCAGAag AGCAAGTAGATGTGGCTCCTGAGGCAGAAGGTGATATCGACCAGATCGCAGTGTTCATATCTAATGTCCTTTTCTTTGTCATTCTCTTCATTTTTGCTGTGTTTGAAAC tatATCTACTCCTTTATCAATGGACATGTTTGCATGGACGAGGAAAGAAGCTGTTTTGTACAATGGTATCATATTGGCTGCCATTGGCTTTGAGTCCATCCTCGTGTTCTTGGTGGTAAAAGTGGTCTCGGCACg GGTAGGAGATCGCCCACTGCTACTTGGAGGCTTGATTCTCATATTTGTGGGTTTCTTTATCTTGTTGCCATGGGGAAATCAATATCCTAAAGTACAGTGGGCAG ACATTCAGAATAACACTAGACTGGCACCCACTCAACCCTCAAACACGTCTCTGGAGCCCACTGGATGCCCATACCAACAGGCCTGGTGCTTGTTTACCCCTGTAATCCACCTGGCACAGTACATTACCTCTGACATCCTGATTGGAGTGGGGTATCCCACATGCAGCGTAATGTCCTACACTTTATACTCAAAGATACTAGGCCCCAAACCACAg GGGGTTTACATGGGCTGGCTGACAGCATCAGGAAGTGGTGCGCGGACCCTCGGGCCTGTGTTTGTCTCTCAGGTCTACACCAACTGGGGACCCCGATGGGCTTTCATTGTCATATGTGGCATAGTGCTAGTTGCAATCATTTTCCTCAGTGCTATGTACAAACGACTTATCGCCTTCTCCATACGCCATGGAAGGATAGAAGACTAA
- the LOC132122211 gene encoding major facilitator superfamily domain-containing protein 8-like isoform X2 yields the protein MYFTMFLSSVGFTIVITSIWPYLKKIDKSADASFLGWVVAAYSLGQMVASPLFGLWSNHRPRREPLVCSIFINVSANIYYAYVYLPSSHKKIHMLLARTFVGIGAGNVAVVRSYVASATSLKERTCAMANMSACQALGFILGPALQAALAFIGETGVNVNVIQLWVNMYTAPALLAAFFGIINILLVILVLREHFVDDHGNHIRAINYTSEEQVDVAPEAEGDIDQIAVFISNVLFFVILFIFAVFETISTPLSMDMFAWTRKEAVLYNGIILAAIGFESILVFLVVKVVSARVGDRPLLLGGLILIFVGFFILLPWGNQYPKVQWADIQNNTRLAPTQPSNTSLEPTGCPYQQAWCLFTPVIHLAQYITSDILIGVGYPTCSVMSYTLYSKILGPKPQGVYMGWLTASGSGARTLGPVFVSQVYTNWGPRWAFIVICGIVLVAIIFLSAMYKRLIAFSIRHGRIED from the exons ATGTATTTCACTATGTTTCTTAGTAGCGTTG GTTTTACTATTGTCATTACTTCCATATGGCCCTATTTGAAGAAA atTGATAAAAGTGCAGATGCCAGTTTCTTGGGATGGGTGGTTGCTGCATATAGTTTGGGTCAGATGGTGGCCTCACCCCTCTTTGGATTGTGGTCCAACCACAGGCCTCGACGAGAGCCTCTAGTCTGCTCTATATTCATCAACGTCTCTGCTAACATTTACTACGCCTATGTCTACCTACCTTCCTCACACAAAAAAATTCACATGCTTTTGGCTCGTACATTTGTGGGCATTGGAGCAG GTAATGTAGCAGTTGTGAGGTCCTATGTGGCTAGTGCCACTTCCCTGAAGGAAAGAACCTGTGCAATGGCAAACATGAGTGCCTGCCAGGCTCTCGGCTTCATACTCGGCCCAG CCCTGCAAGCTGCTTTGGCATTCATTGGAGAGACTGGCGTCAATGTGAATGTCATCCAGCTTTGGGTTAATATGTACACTGCTCCAGCACTGTTGGCAGCCTTCTTCGGCATCATTAACATTCTGCTGGTTATATTAGTCTTGAG GGAGCACTTTGTGGATGACCATGGAAATCATATCCGTGCAATTAACTACACCTCAGAag AGCAAGTAGATGTGGCTCCTGAGGCAGAAGGTGATATCGACCAGATCGCAGTGTTCATATCTAATGTCCTTTTCTTTGTCATTCTCTTCATTTTTGCTGTGTTTGAAAC tatATCTACTCCTTTATCAATGGACATGTTTGCATGGACGAGGAAAGAAGCTGTTTTGTACAATGGTATCATATTGGCTGCCATTGGCTTTGAGTCCATCCTCGTGTTCTTGGTGGTAAAAGTGGTCTCGGCACg GGTAGGAGATCGCCCACTGCTACTTGGAGGCTTGATTCTCATATTTGTGGGTTTCTTTATCTTGTTGCCATGGGGAAATCAATATCCTAAAGTACAGTGGGCAG ACATTCAGAATAACACTAGACTGGCACCCACTCAACCCTCAAACACGTCTCTGGAGCCCACTGGATGCCCATACCAACAGGCCTGGTGCTTGTTTACCCCTGTAATCCACCTGGCACAGTACATTACCTCTGACATCCTGATTGGAGTGGGGTATCCCACATGCAGCGTAATGTCCTACACTTTATACTCAAAGATACTAGGCCCCAAACCACAg GGGGTTTACATGGGCTGGCTGACAGCATCAGGAAGTGGTGCGCGGACCCTCGGGCCTGTGTTTGTCTCTCAGGTCTACACCAACTGGGGACCCCGATGGGCTTTCATTGTCATATGTGGCATAGTGCTAGTTGCAATCATTTTCCTCAGTGCTATGTACAAACGACTTATCGCCTTCTCCATACGCCATGGAAGGATAGAAGACTAA
- the zcchc4 gene encoding rRNA N6-adenosine-methyltransferase ZCCHC4, whose translation MSKIMDDAVDSGGIEVIIQNEMDKTAPRCPHGPALLFEKTDFGEEKGRRFYACSACRDRKDCNFFQWADEKISEARILAREDQNRSKMPPFSHREYSSRFREFVSLPLEQRRFCVDCQLLILPEERVNHAKHKALSEDTTVQRLKRPSLLLCPLDNKKSNAQYLFGDRSCHFLLDMLLGLGFQKILCVGTPRLHEVIKLRNMEGKSLKMKSLLLDIDYRYCQFYGQDEFCRYNMFNHHFFDDEEAVTFFQGFLREEEGAKVVMITDPPFGGLVKPLANSFSQMSITWRIQNKVSDAGQMPMIWIFPYFFESRILECFPSFSMLDYQVDYDNHPLYKHGKTGRKQSPVRLFTNLSPKDIALPEDEGYRFCSVCERYVSAGNKHCPKCDTCPSKDGREWKHCDECGRCVKPSWHHCSSCGHCALPDHPCGQSQTGCFNCGSQKHKLRACPKKHNKRLIVPGGRGAPGLLKHTAGKSTTKNKRR comes from the exons ATGAGTAAAATAATGGATGATGCCGTGGATAGTGGCGGAATAGAAGTTATTATTCAGAATGAAATGGACAAAACTGCACCACGGTGTCCACATG GACCTGCTCTGTTGTTCGAGAAAACTGACTTTGGAGAAGAGAAAGGAAGGAGGTTTTACGCGTGCTCTGCTTGTCGGGACAGAAAAGACTGCAACTTTTTTCAGTGGGCAGACGAAAAG ATATCTGAGGCAAGGATTCTTGCCAGAGAAGATCAAAACCGCTCCAAGATGCCTCCTTTCAGTCATCGGGAATACAGCTCTag atTTAGAGAGTTTGTTTCTCTCCCGCTGGAGCAGAGAAGGTTCTGTGTGGACTGTCAGCTGCTGATTCTTCCCGAGGAACGGGTGAATCATGCGAAACACAAGGCCCTTTCTGAGGACACCACTGTGCAGCGATTGAAAAGGCCCAGTCTACTTCTGTGTCCTCTAGATAACAAGAAGAGTAATGCACAGTATCTGTTTGGAGATCGGAGCTGTCATTTCCTCCTGGACATGCTCTTGGGGTTAGGCTTCCAGAAAATTCTCTGTGTTGGGACACCACG ATTACATGAGGTGATTAAGTTGCGGAATATGGAGGGCAAGAGTCTGAAAATGAAGAGTTTATTGCTGGATATTGATTACAG GTACTGTCAGTTTTACGGGCAGGATGAGTTCTGCCGCTATAATATGTTCAACCATCACTTTTTTGATGAtgag GAAGCGGTCACGTTTTTTCAAGGCTTTCTGCGTGAGGAGGAAGGAGCCAAGGTAGTCATGATAACAGACCCCCCATTCGGAGGCCTAGTGAAGCCACTAGCCAACAGTTTCTCTCAGATGTCAATCACCTGGAGAATTCAGAATAAAG TAAGCGATGCAGGTCAGATGCCAATGATCTGGATCTTCCCTTACTTCTTTGAGTCCCGTATCCTGGAGTGTTTTCCCTCCTTCTCTATGCTGGATTACCAG GTTGATTATGATAACCATCCTCTATATAAACACGGAAAGACAGGCCGTAAGCAGTCACCTGTTCGACTTTTCACCAATCTGAGCCCCAAAGATATCGCTCTACCAGAGGATGAAGGTTACAG ATTTTGTAGTGTTTGTGAGAGGTATGTGTCAGCAGGAAACAAACACTGCCCAAAGTGTGACACGTGCCCATCTAAG GATGGGCGAGAATGGAAGCACTGTGATGAATGTGGACGGTGTGTGAAGCCTT CGTGGCATCATTGTTCCTCATGTGGTCACTGTGCTCTCCCTGATCACCCTTGTGGTCAGAGCCAAACTGGCTGTTTCAACTGTGGCAGCCAAAAACACAAACTTAGAGCCTGTCCTAAGAAACACAATAAACG ACTGATTGTGCCGGGTGGCCGTGGTGCTCCAGGACTGTTAAAACACACTGCTGGCAAATCCACAACTAAGAACAAGAGGAGATGA
- the si:dkey-219e21.4 gene encoding tripartite motif-containing protein 14, protein MAEEDFRPLSEEISSFCLVTEARSGTQVTQPFPRSPKLIRRTGANSPKPSELPVWLDDLKKERKKTESHLESIKKRQANLNTSSEAMKQQVQECFEELHMALQEDEKAVLDMIEQDRRETSSKLNRILQDWNQHLSLLQKHISAIQSAQQSPAESMKQPFPEDFTLASCRKKLDPAEGEIKMNEERIHKLMKVLRKISKDLKAQLQRKSLLLDSFNVSIDKQSCHKQIKLTSEGRGLCLSSEDRCIPNEPLRFDQLYCALGSVAITSGQHYWEVDVHCCPSWAVGVAYGSLQRRGRDKGAKLGRNRCSWSLEFQNGHLMAWHNDRHVALPVTAARAAPNRIGVFVKYQKGRLVFYDAETMRTLQDFSAVQTAVFERAHHQFTEPLYPAFRFFSHKDKGHDHMEICDLNL, encoded by the exons ATGGCGGAGGAAGACTTTCGGCCTTTATCAGAGGAAATAAGTTCCTTCTGTCTGGTTACCGAGGCTCGTTCAGGGACACAAGTTACCCAGCCCTTCCCACGCTCTCCAAAACTGATCAGGAGAACTGGAGCCAACTCTCCGAAACCCTCCGAG CTGCCTGTCTGGTTGGATGACTTGAAGAAGGAGAGGAAAAAAACAGAGTCCCATCTGGAATCAATTAAAAAGCGGCAAGCAAACCTGAAT ACGAGTTCAGAGGCGATGAAGCAGCAGGTACAGGAGTGCTTCGAGGAGCTACATATGGCTCTGCAGGAGGATGAGAAGGCTGTTCTGGACATGATAGAGCAAGACCGCCGGGAGACCAGCAGTAAACTAAACCGAATCCTTCAAGACTGGAATCAACACCTCAGTCTCCTGCAGAAACACATCAGTGCTATTCAATCAGCTCAACAGAGCCCAGCAGAGTCCATGAAGCAG CCGTTTCCTGAGGATTTTAC ATTGGCTAGCTGTCGTAAGAAACTGGACCCAGCTGAAGGGGAGATAAAAATGAATGAAGAAAGGATCCATAAGCTCATGAAGGTTCTTAGGAAAATCTCAAAAGATCTGAAAGCCCAGCTCCAACGAAAGAGCCTGCTTCTGG ACTCCTTCAATGTGTCGATTGACAAACAGAGCTGTCACAAACAGATCAAGCTGACCTCAGAAGGACGGGGCCTGTGCCTTTCCTCAGAGGATCGCTGCATTCCCAATGAGCCTCTGAGGTTTGATCAATTATACTGCGCCTTGGGCTCTGTTGCTATCACATCTGGGCAGCACTACTGGGAGGTAGATGTGCACTGCTGTCCATCATGGGCTGTGGGCGTGGCTTATGGCAGCCTACAGAGGAGAGGACGCGACAAAGGTGCCAAGCTCGGAAGGAACAGGTGCTCGTGGAGTCTTGAGTTTCAGAATGGGCATCTCATGGCCTGGCACAACGATCGACATGTGGCACTACCCGTCACAGCAGCTCGGGCAGCACCCAACAGAATAGGGGTGTTTGTAAAGTATCAGAAGGGCCGTCTGGTGTTTTATGATGCTGAGACTATGAGAACGCTACAAGATTTTTCAGCAGTGCAAACCGCTGTGTTTGAAAGAGCACATCATCAGTTTACTGAGCCTCTCTACCCTGCCTTCCGCTTTTTTTCACACAAAGACAAAGGCCATGATCATATGGAAATATGCGATCTCAATCTTTAG